The Gloeobacter violaceus PCC 7421 DNA window AAACTCTCAGGAAGAACCACCTCGGCAATTTTGCGGTAGCCCACCTGTCCGCCACCGATATCGAACAGTTCGAGCTTGGCGATGGCTGTGCGCGAGCGTTGGCTCACAAAGGCGAAGGTGCGGCCGGAGTGGCGGTTGCGGTAAAGGGCGAGGCCATAAGCTGTGGTTTGCTCGTTGACTTGTACTTGATCGGCCGAAAACACAAAGCCCGCGTCTGGGTCGGTGACATCCACCAGCGGGGCCTGGCTTTGGGCTGCCTTCGCCGGGTCGATCGTGTAGATGCGCAGCTTGTCGCGACCGCGGTCGGTGGTGACGGCCAAATCGACACTGCGTCCACCCAGGGTGAAGCCATAGACCACATCGACGTTGTTGAACCGGCCGGGGGCGTCGTCGGGGGTAGGGGGCGGCGGGGCGGCGACGGCCTGCAGTTCTTGGCCCGCCAGGTCGTAGACCGACAGTCCGGCATTTTTCTTGGTGCCCACCATGACACTTTTGGCCGGGGCGACCGGGTGCAGCCAGATGGACGGATCGTCGGCGTCCGCTTCACCACCCGCTTCGTCGTCAAAAAGGGCCGGCGTCTCCAGCTTCGGCCGGACGGTTGCCACCGGAGCAGTCGCCTGGGCCTGGACCGCCGTGACCGCCAGGGTGGCAGCCAACGCAAAGCAGGCGAAAGACTTGATCTCAATGCGAAGCTTTACAGACACCATATTTACCCACGAGTTGGACCCGCGCGATCGTAGTGTCCCCACCCTAAGTGCAGGTTAACGGAGCGCCTTCAAGTCACCGCCGCTTGACACAGCCGGGCGCGGTGCTCGCCGAGCAGCGGTTGCAAAGCGGTGGCGACCCGTTTATCGAGATGGGGATACACCGGAAGCCGCGGCTCCAACCGCCAGCCCGCCGCCGCGAGTCGTTCGCCGAGCCGCTCCACAACCGGGTGGGCATAGTCGGGATTGACCACGTCCACTGGACCAATCCCCCCCAGATCCCGCGCCCCCGCCTCCAGCAGCGGCACGGGGTCACCCACCAGGTTGGGCGGGATCTGAATCGTAATCTCGGCAGGCAGAATCTGCCGGGCCAGCCGCACCACTCCGAGCAGTTGTGCGTCGCCCAGCGGTTCTCCAGCCCAGCTTTGGGAGCCGCCGGGGCTGTGGGGCTGCAGGATGACCTCCTGGATGTGTCCGTGGCGATCCTGCAGCCGGGCGATGGTCCGCAACGTATCCTCGCGCTCGGCGGGTGTCTCGCCGATTCCCAACAGCAGACCGGTGGTAAAGGGGATGCCCAAAGCACCCGCCCATTCGAGTTGCGCGGTGCGCAGCGCCGGGATCTTGCTCGGGGCATGGCGGTGGACGCCTCCCAGCAGCCTGTTGCTGTCGATTTCGAGCATCAGACCCAGCGAGACGTTCAGCTGCTGCAGCGCGCGCATCTCCTCGAAGCTCAGAACGCCGCAGTTGGTGTGGGGCAAAAATCCCAGCTCCAAGGCCACTGCACAGATGTCCTCAATCATCGCAAACCATTCGCCCCGACGGGGATCGTGGGGGTGCACCTCCCCCGAGAGGACCAGAATTTCGACCACACCGCTTCCCACCAGCGGCAGCAGAAGCGCGCGCACCTCGGCAGGCTGCAGCCACGCAGCCCCGCGATCGGCCCGAAAATTGCAGTAGCCGCAACGGTTGAAGCACTCGCGGGTGGGCACCAGCGTAAAAGCAGGGCTGTAGGTGACCGTGCGCTCCCTCATAGATCGATCCCCACCTCGGCAAGCAAGGTGGCCAGCGCTTCGCCCTGCAACCCCGTGGCAATCACCTGGGGGTTGACGGGGGAGAAAGGAGCGTGCTGGCGCTCGACGCCCAAAAGTTGGGCGCCCGCCGGGATCACCGGCTGGCCAGGATCGGCGGGCGTGGGCCGGGTCAAAAAACTGGAGGCGCCGCGAAAGACCAGCACCTCCTCAGAGGAACCATCCAGGAGAACCCGCACCAGCAGCACTTCGCCGGGACGTTTGCGGGTATAGGCTTCGAGGGCATCGCCGAGGGGCATCGCATCGGTCTCCGGCTTGGGTGTCCAAGTGTATTCTCGACCAGCGCCAGCACCCATGGGTGATAAATTGTAAACAAATGTTGTGGTTGGTGCGTCTGGTGTTGCCGGCGGTCGCGGTGGGCTTTTTCGCCTGGGTCGCCTCCGAAAATCCTCTGCCGGCGGTCTGGCGGGAGGTGCGATGTCTGCCGGTTTACTGGCGGCCGACGCTTCCGTATTCAGAATTTCTTGCCCGGCTGCGCGCCGGGGAGATCCGCTTTGTTCTGCTCAACCCCGAGCAGGCACGCATCTATGGGCGCAACGGTGACGAGCAGTACGCCGTGCGCGTGCCGGAACTGGATTTTACCTGGCAGGAACTGCTCCACGAAAAGCGGGTGCGGGTGGTGGTACTGGCCGAGGGCGGATGTTAAAGGTCAAGGCTGGGCGTCATCGGCGGTGCTTTTGGCCCACCAGAGGCACAGCAGTGAACCCACCGCGACGATCGCCAGGGCGTTGAGCAGGTGAACATGCGTCGGAAACGGGTCGAGCACCTGTCTCAGGTAGAGATACAAGATCAAACTCGCCCCGGCCCCAAAAAGCGTCACCAGCGGCACGGCCACAGCGAACAACAAACTGCCCCCCAACAGCGCAAAGGGTTTCCAGGGGTTGCCCGCCGCGAGCGGCCTCAGCGCCCGGCCGCAACTGCTTGCAGCATAGAGGGCTTCTCGGTGCTTAAGAGTTTCGAGCGCCTCGCGGGCGTTACCCAGACGCTCCTCAAGGGCCGGTTCGAGCAGGCGTTCCAACCAGCGCACCAGCGGCCGACCCACCCCCACCCGGCTCTGGAAGATTAGATGCAAGCCCCGGCGTGGAAAGTCCGCCGGATCGGTGCCGGTGAGGGCAAAAAGCAGTGTCGCTCCCAGCGCGTAAAGGTCCGATCCCGGTGCGGCGCGGCCGATAAATTGCTCGGGTGGCATATAGCTGAAGGTTCCGGCGACCGTCAGGGTGGCCGTACTGCTCTGGGCCTGAACCGAGCCGAAGTCGATGAGCGCGTAGCCGCCATCGGCGGTGCAGACGATATTGCTCGGCTTGATGTCGCGGTGAATCACCGGGGGCGCCTGGCTGTGCAAGTAGGCAAGCGTCTCCAGCAGGTTCGCCGCCAGACGGACGATATCCGCTTCGCCCAGACGCCCACCCGAGCCGACCCGTTCGGCCAGGGTGATCCCGGCGATGTACTCCTGAGCTAGGCAGTAGTAATGCCCTTCGGGCAGCTCCACCCAGAAGGCATCCCGGTGGCGGGGGATGCCGGGGTAGTCGAGCGAGGCGAGGGTGCGCGCCTCGCGCTCCAGCCGTTCGTGATCCTGCCAGGTGGCACTGCGGCCGAAATAAAGCGTCTTGAGGGTGACGGACACTTCGGCGCACAGCCCGTCCGCCGCCAGCCAGGTCTCGCGACCGCCGTTGACGCCGAGGTGCCGACACAACCGGTAGCGCTCTCGAACCAGCTCGCCTTCGCTGAACGGCATGGCGGCCTCCTGCGGTTGAAGGGTTAGGGTCTGGCCGAAAACTGCTACAAGGAAATCATAGTGTTCGACCAACCGTGTGTTCTTCACAACACCGGGCGGGCGGAATCGTTCGCAGCAGGTACCCGATGAAAGGCCGGCGCAAAATCAAGTATCCCCACCTTGTGGGCTCCAAGTGGACCTCCGCCGGCAAGATCATGGGATGGCGGCACTTTCAGGTTTTTGCCCGCGAGGACCGCAAGGGTCTGGTCTTTGCCCGCCTGCAATCAGTGTGTGCAGTGGAGGTCAATGTTTGGGTGAACGCCAAGACCCTCAAAAACCGGGATCTGTGGGAACCCGGCTGGACCGCCCTCGGCGAAATGGCTCCGGATCCCGACGCAGAGGCGCAGATTCAGTGAGCGGCGATAGCCGCCTCGGGATTGGTCGAGAAGGAGGAACCGCAGCCGCAGGTGTGGGTGGCACTGGGGTTGTGGAAGCGGAAGCCGCCCCCCATCAGATCGCCGGACCAGTCGAGGGTGAGCTCCCCAAGATAGGGCAGGCTTGCGGCATCAACGGCCACACGCACGCCGTCCTGATCAAACAGGTGGTCGTCCGCCCGGCTTTCGGTGTCGAACTTCATCGTATAGGACATGCCGGAGCAGCCGGCGTTGACCACCCCCAGACGCAAGAACTGCCGGTCGTTGCCGCTTTTTTTCTGCAGGCGCCTGACTTCTTGGAGGGCGGTTTCGGTGAGGTTGATCATGGTCAGAACCACACAATCGCTTTGTTACGCGCATTGTAGCCCACCGATGCACCTGCCTTTTGCAGAAGCGGCGGCTGCGCCCAAGCGCACCCAAACATGGGTTCAACTCCGTGGTTCAGACCCGGGCCTGCCGCGACGATGAAGAAGCAAGCCAACAGGCAAGCACCCGTCCGCACAAGACGGCAACCGGGCTTCATGCACCCCCCTGGCGTGAGGCCCGGTTTGCCGTTTGGGGGGTTTGCGGCGGACTAGTTCAGATTTTTGGAAGTATTTTTATCGGCTACTACGCGCGCAGGTTTCAAGAATAACCAGCAAACGAAAAAGAATGAAGCCGTAAACAGCAGGACCATGTCCAGTGCGTTCAGATAGCCATCCGCCAGAGCTGCGGTGGTCCTGTCGCACAGGCCGAATATCCACGCCGCGATGCCTAGGATCCAGATGCCCTTTTGAAGCTTGTTGAGAAATACCAGCGATTCGAGTTGTTGGTTTTTTTGCATGAAAATTGCTCTAGCCTAGAGTCTGCCAAGCCTTTCTAAAAGGCTCGGTAGGCCTTGCCTGGATCCGGCACGTACTGCTTTTGGTGGCCACACGGCTGAAGCCAAGCGAGTCGCACTGTGGCCAAGTTATCAACATATCTTTACAGGACGGTCTGTCCAGGGGCTGAACAAGTTTGTTGTGGGGAGCACAAATTCGTTTCGCCGGATGATAGCCCAGTACATGCTTTGTGCAGCCGACTCGACAGACGAAGCGCTTGTGCTAGCTTGGGCTTTTCCTATCCAGTCGCAGGGGAGCGTAGGATGGCAGGGATTCTTAGGCTGGTCTCAGACAGTGCATTCGCAGGCGAATCGGTGCCTTTGTCACAAGCTGGCTCTCCCGAAGACGGGGAATTGCTGGACGCTTACTCGAACGCGGTGACTCGCGCCGCCGAGACTGTGAGCCGCTCGGTGGTCAATATCGACGTGCACAAAAGCACACGGGGACGCCGGGGCAACCAGCAGACGCAGGGCAACGGCTCGGGTTTTTTGTTTACCCCCGACGGCTACATCCTCACCAACAGCCACGTCGTTCATGGGGCCGGCGAAGTAGGGGTGACGCTGCAGGACGGTCGGCGGATGGCGGCAACCCCTGTGGGCGACGACCCCGACAGTGACCTCGCTGTCATCCGCATCGACGGGGCCAACCTCTACCCCGTCAAATTGGGCGATTCCCAGAAAGTGCGCGTCGGCCAGTTGGCCATCGCCATCGGCAGCCCCTACGGTTTTCAGTACACGGTGACCGCCGGGGTGGTGAGCGCCCTTGGCCGTTCGCTGCGCTCCGGCTCCGGGCGGCTCATCGACAACATTGTCCAGACCGACGCCGCCCTCAACCCGGGCAACTCCGGCGGACCGCTGGTCAACTCGCGCGGCGAGGTGATCGGGGTGAATTCGGCGGTCATCCTGCCGGCACAGGGCATTTGCTTTGCGATCGCCGTCAACACCGCCAAATTTGTCGCAGGCCAACTCATCAATGGGGGCCGGGTGCGCCGTAGCTTTATCGGTGTGGGCGGGCAGACGGTGCCGCTGCCGCGCTTTGTGATGCGCTTTCACAATCTCGCGGCCGAAACCGGGGTGCTGGTGGTTTCTGTCGAGGCCGACAGCCCCGCTTCGCAGGCGGGTTTGCGCGAAGGAGATGTGATCGTCGAACTGGCCGGGCAGGCGGTGAGCGACATCGACGCCCTGCACCGCGCCTTGAGTGACAAGCAGGTGGGGGTGCGCTCGTCGCTGACCGTCCTACGGCGCAACGACAAGCTCAGCCTGGAGATTGTCCCGGCGGAGTCACCACAGCGGTCCGGCCGCTAAGTCGCTCGCTCCCGCGCTCTAAACTAGGGCATAGGAACGCATTTGGAGACGCACCATGGCCCGTACCGCTTCGACGATGATGGAGCTTGATACGCTGGCACCGGCCTTTGTTCTACCGGATGTGAGCACCGGCCAGATGCTCACGCTGGCAAGCTTCGCAGGTCAACCGGCGCTGCTGGTGATGTTCATCTGTCGCCACTGCCCCTTCGTGAAGCACATCCAGGGCGAGCTGGCCCGGCTGGGCAAGGACTACGCCGATTCGGGCCTGGCGATCGCGGCAATCAGTGCCAACGACGCCGTCAAGTACCCGGTCGACTCCCCCGAGAGCCTCAAGGAGATGGTGGACGAACTGGGCTTCACCTTCCCGGTGCTCTACGACGAGAGCCAGCAGACCGCCATAGCTTACCAGGCGGCCTGCACCCCCGATTTTTTCCTGTTTGATGCCGCTCGGCGGCTGGTCTACCGCGGACAACTTGACGACAGCCGCCCCGGCAACGACCTGCCGGTGACGGGCAAAGATCTGCGCATCGCCATCGACGCGGTGCTCGGGGGCAAAGCGCCCGCCATCGAGCAAAAGCCCAGCATCGGCTGCAACATCAAGTGGAAGGAAGGAAATACCCCTCCTTACTACGGCTAAACGTGGATCTCTTCGAGCGGCACCGCGAGCAGCAGCAGGCGGCGGAGGCACCGCTCGCCGACCGGATGCGCCCGCGTTCGCTCGATCAATTCGTCGGCCAGGGCCACATCGTCGGCCCCGGCCGACTCTTAAGGCGGGCGATCCAGGCCGATCAGCTCTCTTCGCTGATTTTCTACGGCCCTCCGGGCACCGGCAAAACGACGCTGGCACGGATCATCGCGGGCACGACCCGCGCCCACTTCATCGCCATCAACGCCGTGCTCGCCGGGGTCAAAGATATCCGCGAGGCGATCGACGAGGCCAAAAGCCGCCGCGGCCAGTTTGGCCGGCGGACCATCTTGTTCGTGGACGAAGTGCACCGCTTCAACAAGTCCCAGCAGGACGCGCTGTTGCCCTGGATCGAAAACGGCACGATCGTGCTGGTGGGCGCCACCACCGAGAACCCGTTTTTTGAAGTCAACAAGGCCCTGGTGAGCCGCTCACGTTTATTTCAGCTCAAGCTGCTGGAAAGTGAGGATCTGCGGGCAGTAGCCCTGCAGGCGCTCGCCGATACCGAGCGCGGCTACGGCAAGCGCAATGTGCGGCTCGATCCCGAGGCGCTTGCGCACCTGGTGGATGTGGCCGGGGGCGACGCGCGCACGCTGCTCAACGCCCTGGAACTGGCCGTTGAGACCACTCCGGCAGATGGCGACGGTGCAATCCGCATCACCCTCCCGGTTGCGGAAGAATCGATCCAGCGTCGGGCAGTGCTCTACGACAAAGAGGGCGACGTCCACTTCGATACGATCAGCGCCTATATCAAAAGCCTCCGAGGCTCGGACCCCGATGCCGCCTTGTACTGGCTGGCACGGATGATCTACGCGGGGGAAGAGCCGCGCTTTATCTTCCGGCGGCTGCTCATCCAGGCGAGCGAGGATGTGGGCCTCGCCGACCCGCAGGCGTTGGCGGTCGTCGTGGCCTGCGCCGAGGCTTTTGACCGGGTGGGGATGCCCGAGGGGCGCTATCACCTGGCCCAGGCGACGCTGTACCTGGCCACTGCGCCCAAATCCAACAGCGCCATGGCCTTCTTCGACGCCCTGGCGGCGGTCGAGGGCGAGCGGGCCTCGGATATTCCCAACCCCCTCAAGGACGCAAACCGCGACAAGGAGGGCTTCGGCCACGGCGCGGGCTACCTCTACCCGCACGCCTACCGCGACCACTGGGTTGCCCAGCAGTATCTTCCCACCAGCCTGCAGGGGCAACTGTTTTATCAGCCCGGCGACCAGGGTTACGAGGCTGGTATCCAGGCCGCCGTCGCCCGTAGACGTGAAGCGCAACTGGCCGCCCTGGTCGAAACCGATAGTCCCGAGCGGCTCAGTTTCGGTCCGGCCGACGGGCCGAGCGAGCGCTGGCTGGCGCGGGCCATGGGCCGCCAGGGCGAACAGCTCGCCCGCCTGCGCGATCGGATCTTTGAACTGGCAGCCCCCGAGCGCCACCACGTCATCCTCGACGCGGCGGCAGGCAGCGGCCTGCTCACCTGGGAAGCCATCCGCCGCACCCCGGAAGGGGGTGTCTACGCCCGTGCGGCCAACGCTGCCGACGCCGACGCCCTTGCCGAGCAGGCAGCGGCCTTGAGCCCTCTGCGCCGCCCGGTGATTCTGACGGCGGCTCTCGAACACCTGACCGCAGCGGTAGGGCAGCATAGTCCTGGTTTGCGCTTCGAGCGGATTGTCGGACGAAACCTGCTCAAAGGCACACCCCACAAAATTGCTGTCCTTACCGCGCTGCAAAATCTACTGGCCCCGCGCGGCGTGCTGGTGATTGCCGAAAACATGCCGAGCCGGGGAAGTCGCCTCTGGCAACTGCTCGACCCCGCCTGGCTTGCGGCCGATCTCTACCGGCGGGTTGTCGAAGCCGAGGAGCTTGCCTTTGGCGACGACCCGCAATTGGGCTGGGAACCGGACGACCTGCAATCGGTCTTCGAGCAGGCGGGCCTGGCCTGTGAGATCACCAGTGAAAGTGTGGAGGGTGAACTGCGCGTCAGTGGGCCGCTATTGGCGCGCTGGTTTGCCAGATCCCATCCGAGGGGCGCTTATGCTGCCCAGCTGGCTCGGCTGCTGTCGCCCGCAGAAGTAGAGAGTCTCGAAGCAATCTTTAGGCGGCAGTTACTCGACCGGGTAGTGTCCTGGTCCAGTGCGGTGGCTTATGCAGTCGGGCGGCCAGTCTGAGCGAATTACGCACAGGCCCTTGCACTCGGCTGCTCGGTGTGCTTGTCTTAAATCTAAGTTAAGAGATCATAAAAAATGAGCCACCCAAATCCGAGCAGCGACGATCACGCTTTCAAAGGCAACAGCACCGACAAATCGCAGAGCGATTTCGTCTTCATGAGAGGCGATGAATTCCTGTTGCGCAGCAATGTCGACCGTTTGGAGCGCGTCTTCAATCTTCCGTCCGCACCGAAATTGGACAGCCCACCTGGCATCTGAAATGCTCGTGCCGTAGCAAAGACTACCGATACGTGTCGCCGCCTGCTTGCGCGCGGGCGCTGCGCCTGTACCGTCGCGCCGTGGCACACCGGCGTAACAAACCGATAAACAACGGCCCGCAGCGATGAAAATCAGCCTGGATCAGGTTGCACCGGTGCCGGTCACCCACGACCCGCGGCTCAATAAGCGTGTGCTAGTCAAAGACGCCGATGCGCGCTCCAACCTTAAAATGCTCAATCATGCGCGCATGGAACCGGGCGAGTCGTTTCGCGCCCACAGCCACGCTTCGATGGAGGAAGTGTTTTACTTCCTGGAAGGCCAGGGGGAATTTTGCCTGGGCGATCAGTACCTAACGGTTTCGGCGGGCGATTGTGTATTGGTGTCGGCGGGAACAGCCCAAAGCTGCTGCAACACCGGCACACGCCCTCTGGTTTTTCTGGCCTTTGGAGTCGCTCTTTAAAGCTCACATCTTCAAAAGCGAACGGGGTGCGCTTCGACAAACCGACCGCACCCCGCTTTGCTATAGAAGTGACCCAAGCTAGCGAACCGCTTCAGAACGCTGACCCACAACGCGCTCGACGCCCCTTTCAAGCAGACTCTGCTCACGATTCCGCTTGTTGTGGCGAAGACGCAGCATCAGGTTGCGTGTCTTCGTATCAACGGTGCCTTCCATCATCATGCGCCTCCCAAATCTGAATTGTTCGTCGGACAATTTGCGCTCTCATTCATCCTATCGCACTCTTGTAGCGTAAGCTACGGATTCTTGTTTTGTTGTGTATCTTTAGATACATGAATTAAATTAAAAATAGTTTCCAGGCCGGAGCCCCCTCTAGAGCACGGCGGCCGATGTGATACAACGAGAGTGCCGAGATCCCCACTGCCACCCATGAAGACCGTTTCGCAGCAAGAGGCCGTTTGGCCGCGCTGGGCCATCGCCGGTCTGGCCGCCTGCGGCAGCGCGCTCACTGCTTATCTCACCTGGACAAAGGTGTCTGCTTCCCAGGCGGCGTTCTGCACCGAGGGTGCCGGGTGCGATCTGGTACTGCAGAGCCCTTACGCTTCACTTTTCGGGATACCCGTTTCGGCGTTGGGCCTGGGGCTGTATCTGACGCTGTTGCTGGTGGCGCTGCTGCCGGGGATCGACCGCTGGCGCTGGGGAACGTTGTTCGGCCTGTCGTTGGTCGGGGTCACCTTTAGTGCGTATTTGATCTATCTGCTGATGTTTGAGATCGTGGCTTTTTGCTTGTACTGCATAGCCTCGGCCGCCTTGATCGCCGCCATCTTTGCGCTGACGCTGGTCGGTCACCGTTGGGAGAAGCCCGACAATCTGGTCCTGGGGGGCCTGGGTGTGGTGCTCGCGGGTATGGCCGGCATCTGGGGCATTTACAACGTCCAGAGTGTAAGCGCTGGCCCGCTCGATTACTCGGTGGCCCTCGCCAAGCATCTGCGCACCACCGGCGCCAAGTTCTACGGCGCTTCCTGGTGCCCGCACTGCCAGGATCAGAAAAAAGCCTTCGGCGAAGAGGCGGAGCGCTTTGTGCCCTATATCGAATGTTCGCCGGGCGGGCGGGGTGCGCCCCCGGCCAAAGTCTGCACCGAGGCCGGGATCGACGGCTATCCCACCTGGGAAATCGGCGGCAAGCGCTACGAGGGCGGCTATCCGCTCAAGGATCTGGCCCGTTTGTCGGGCTTTAGTCCAGCCGGCGGGGTGGGTGAAACCAAGAAGCCCTGACGGGAGAGCGAGAGCAAACGTTATAATCGGCGGGTGAATACTTGGCCGAGATGACCGCGCCGACCGAGTCCTCCCCGTTTAGCCCCGCCGATCTGGCCCGCCACCGCCTGAGCCCCCAGGAGTACCGGCGCATCACCGAACTGATCGGACGCCACCCCAACCTCAACGAGTTGGGCATGTTCAGCGTGATGTGGTCTGAACACTGCTGCTATAAAAATTCCCGGCCGCTGCTTAAAGGATTTCCGACCACCGGCCCGCGGGTGCTGGTGGGACCGGGCGAGAACGCCGGGGTGATCGATATCGGCGACGGCCTGCGCGTCGCTTTCAAAATTGAATCGCACAACCACCCGAGTGCGGTGGAGCCGTTTCAAGGGGCAGCCACCGGCGTCGGGGGCATTCTGCGCGACATTTTTACGATGGGAGCGCGGCCCATCGCTTCGCTCAATTCGCTGCGCTTCGGACCGCTCGAAGACGCCCGCAACCGGGCGCTTTTTCGGGGCGTCGTCCACGGCATCGGTCACTACGGCAATTGTGTCGGGGTGCCCACGGTCGGGGGCGAGGTGTACTTCGATCCGACCTATTCCGGCAACCCGCTGGTGAACGCCATGGCCATCGGCGTGCTCGAAACGCCCGAGATCGTCCGCTCCGGGGCGGCGGGCATCGGCAACCCGGTGCTCTATGTCGGCTCCACCACCGGCCGCGACGGCATGGGCGGGGCAAGCTTCGCCTCGGCGGAACTTTCTGACGCGTCGCAAAAGGACCGCCCTGCGGTACAGGTGGGCGACCCGTTCACCGAAAAATCGCTCATCGAGGCGTGTCTGGAAGCTTTTCGCACCGGGGCGGTGGTCGCCGCCCAGGACATGGGGGCGGCGGGGCTCACCTGCTCGTCTTCGGAGATGGCCGCCAAGGGTGGGGTCGGTATCGAGATGGACCTCGACCTGGTGCCCGTGCGCGAGACGGGCATGGTGCCCTACGAATTTCTGCTTTCTGAGTCGCAGGAGCGTATGCTCTTCGTGGCCGAAAAGGGCCGCGAAGGCGAACTGATTGCCCTGTTTGAGCGCTGGGGATTGCACGCGGTGGTAGTAGGCCGGGTGATCGGTGAACCCCTGGTGCGCATTTTTCACAGCGGCAAGGTCGTGGCGGAACTCCCCGCCCGCGCCCTCACCGACGATGCCCCGGTCTATCCCCGAGCAGTGCTCCCCGAGCCCCCGGCTGCGATCCTCAAGCTCAGGGCCTTCGACTGGCATTCGCTCGCTGAACCCACCGACTACGCCGAAGCGCTGCTTACGCTGCTCGACAGTCCGACGATTGGTTCCAAAA harbors:
- the purL gene encoding phosphoribosylformylglycinamidine synthase subunit PurL, producing MTAPTESSPFSPADLARHRLSPQEYRRITELIGRHPNLNELGMFSVMWSEHCCYKNSRPLLKGFPTTGPRVLVGPGENAGVIDIGDGLRVAFKIESHNHPSAVEPFQGAATGVGGILRDIFTMGARPIASLNSLRFGPLEDARNRALFRGVVHGIGHYGNCVGVPTVGGEVYFDPTYSGNPLVNAMAIGVLETPEIVRSGAAGIGNPVLYVGSTTGRDGMGGASFASAELSDASQKDRPAVQVGDPFTEKSLIEACLEAFRTGAVVAAQDMGAAGLTCSSSEMAAKGGVGIEMDLDLVPVRETGMVPYEFLLSESQERMLFVAEKGREGELIALFERWGLHAVVVGRVIGEPLVRIFHSGKVVAELPARALTDDAPVYPRAVLPEPPAAILKLRAFDWHSLAEPTDYAEALLTLLDSPTIGSKSWVYRQYDHQVQNNTVIVPGAADAAVIRVRPQSFGPGEVEAVPFTERGIAATVDCNSRYVYLDPYRGAMLAVAEAARNLSCVGATPLAVTDNLNFGSPEKPEGYWQLAMACRGIADACLELMTPVTGGNVSLYNETQSDGRTTAIYPTPTIGMVGLVEDIHRTCSQNFKSPGDLVYLLGGGEPTLGGSEYLACLHGVAAGEPPVLDMALEIQVQSVCRLGIERGLFKSAHDVAEGGLAVALAECCITGNLGLDAVLGANHPRADVVCFGEMAAAIIVTIDPCDQVACELWLECSLAERWKLLGTVAAQSFDLRVENRDCRISTSCERLKTTFEQAIPRRMEHIPVTEAPQR